A DNA window from Thermococcus sp. 4557 contains the following coding sequences:
- a CDS encoding cation diffusion facilitator family transporter codes for MEEVYKPIWVSIIGNVLLSLLKLAVGFMYSSIALISDGVHSLSDVITSVIGYAGIRISSKPPDKSHPFGHSRFEPLVAFLIGEALIIVAYEIGRDAVYRIVAGGAIEVNSVMLGVALFSILSKELMFRYSVRVGRKLDSQILVADAYHHRSDALSSVAVLIGLGAQELGFMYGDSIAGLVVAVFLLKVSLDIILENVRYLTGQAPPFEVCEEIKERALGVPNVLGIHDLRAHYVGSKLHVELHIEVPPELSLKEAHDVSEEVKRVIESLPEVEVAFVHVDIKGVTE; via the coding sequence ATGGAGGAGGTGTACAAGCCCATCTGGGTCAGTATCATCGGCAACGTTCTCCTTTCCCTGCTCAAGCTAGCCGTGGGCTTCATGTACTCCAGCATCGCCCTGATATCCGACGGCGTCCACTCCTTAAGCGACGTTATCACGAGCGTCATCGGCTACGCGGGCATTAGGATATCCTCAAAACCGCCCGACAAAAGCCATCCCTTTGGCCACTCCCGCTTTGAGCCCCTGGTGGCCTTCCTGATTGGGGAAGCGCTTATAATAGTGGCGTACGAGATAGGCCGCGATGCGGTTTACAGGATAGTTGCGGGTGGGGCCATAGAGGTCAACTCCGTAATGCTCGGCGTCGCCCTGTTCTCGATACTCTCCAAGGAGCTCATGTTCCGCTACTCCGTCCGCGTCGGCAGAAAGCTGGACAGTCAGATACTCGTCGCCGATGCCTACCACCACAGGAGCGATGCACTGAGCAGCGTTGCGGTTCTAATCGGTCTCGGTGCCCAGGAACTCGGTTTTATGTACGGGGACTCCATTGCGGGCCTCGTCGTCGCGGTCTTCCTCCTAAAGGTCTCACTTGACATAATCCTTGAGAACGTCCGCTACCTGACGGGGCAGGCCCCGCCCTTTGAGGTCTGCGAGGAAATAAAGGAGCGCGCTCTGGGTGTCCCGAACGTTCTCGGCATCCACGATTTGAGGGCCCACTACGTCGGCAGCAAGCTTCACGTCGAGCTCCACATAGAGGTGCCCCCTGAGCTGAGCCTCAAAGAGGCCCACGACGTCAGCGAGGAGGTTAAAAGGGTTATAGAGAGCCTCCCCGAGGTTGAGGTCGCCTTCGTTCACGTGGACATAAAGGGGGTTACGGAGTAG
- a CDS encoding ribbon-helix-helix domain-containing protein, which yields MAEEKKYTTVSIPKPLYDKIKARIDGTGFTSVSDYVTYVLREVLASLEEEEKEEVFTEEEEEKVKERLRALGYLD from the coding sequence ATGGCTGAGGAGAAGAAGTACACCACAGTTTCCATACCAAAGCCCCTCTACGACAAGATTAAGGCCAGGATAGATGGCACAGGCTTCACTTCAGTTTCTGACTACGTCACCTACGTCCTCCGTGAGGTTCTGGCGAGCCTCGAAGAGGAGGAGAAGGAAGAAGTCTTCACCGAAGAGGAGGAAGAGAAGGTCAAGGAGAGGCTTCGCGCCCTCGGCTACCTTGACTGA
- the sat gene encoding sulfate adenylyltransferase, with protein MVSKPHGGRLVRRLVAERTRERILSEQREYPRVQIEHGRAIDLENIAHGVYSPLKGFLTSDDFESVLDHMRLSDDTPWTIPIVLDVKERAFDEGDAILLYYDDLPIARMHVEEIYTYDKREFAVNVFKTDDPAHPGVARVMNMGDYLVGGEIELLNELPNPFAKYTLRPVETRVLFKERGWKTIVAFQTRNVPHLGHEYVQKAALTFVDGLFINPVLGRKKKGDYRDEVIIKAYETLFEHYYPKDAATLATVRYEMRYAGPREAVHHAIMRKNFGATHFIVGRDHAGVGDYYGPYEAWDMFSNFPDLGITPMFIRESFYCRKCGGMVNAKICPHDKEFHIHISGTKLRKMIMAGEQPPEYMMRPEVFEVVRSFENPFVE; from the coding sequence ATGGTCTCAAAGCCCCACGGCGGAAGGCTCGTCAGAAGGCTCGTCGCTGAGAGGACCCGCGAGAGGATTCTAAGCGAGCAGAGAGAATACCCCCGCGTTCAGATTGAGCACGGGAGGGCCATAGACCTCGAGAACATTGCCCACGGTGTTTATTCGCCCCTCAAGGGCTTCCTCACGAGCGACGACTTCGAGAGCGTCCTCGACCACATGCGTCTGAGCGACGACACACCATGGACGATTCCGATAGTGCTCGACGTGAAGGAGAGGGCCTTCGACGAGGGCGACGCGATACTACTGTATTACGATGACCTGCCGATAGCCAGGATGCACGTCGAGGAGATTTACACCTACGACAAGAGGGAATTCGCGGTCAATGTCTTCAAGACCGACGACCCGGCCCACCCCGGAGTGGCTCGCGTTATGAACATGGGCGACTACCTCGTCGGCGGCGAGATTGAACTCCTCAACGAGCTCCCGAATCCCTTCGCCAAGTACACCCTCAGGCCAGTTGAAACAAGGGTTCTCTTCAAGGAGCGCGGATGGAAGACGATAGTCGCATTCCAGACGAGGAACGTTCCCCACCTCGGCCACGAGTACGTGCAGAAAGCTGCCCTCACCTTCGTCGATGGCCTTTTCATCAACCCGGTTCTCGGAAGAAAGAAGAAGGGCGACTACCGCGATGAAGTCATAATCAAGGCCTATGAAACGCTCTTCGAGCACTACTATCCCAAGGATGCGGCAACTTTGGCAACCGTCCGCTACGAGATGCGCTATGCCGGACCGAGGGAAGCCGTCCACCACGCGATAATGAGGAAGAACTTCGGTGCGACGCACTTCATCGTGGGAAGGGACCACGCAGGCGTTGGCGACTACTACGGGCCCTACGAAGCATGGGATATGTTCAGCAACTTCCCAGACCTGGGAATAACCCCGATGTTCATCCGCGAGTCCTTCTACTGCAGGAAGTGCGGCGGCATGGTCAACGCGAAGATATGCCCCCACGACAAGGAGTTCCACATCCACATAAGCGGCACCAAGCTCAGGAAGATGATAATGGCCGGCGAGCAGCCGCCGGAGTACATGATGCGGCCGGAGGTCTTCGAGGTCGTGAGGAGCTTCGAGAACCCGTTCGTTGAATGA
- a CDS encoding DHH family phosphoesterase, giving the protein MNLIVHHWDTDGIASAALLVRALSLEEFTNMTAQIGEFSFDERIWGAIERAERLYVLDFNVPEEVEKVRVPTLFIDHHTQPRIKNPLVEQVNPSLEEEYWPANSLVVSEHFGIWNAWSALGVVGDIGEKAFGLERVRELLGKGGISREEALRLVELIDSNYIAVDREAVEEAVGVLLSHPLKELLEYEPWVKKAEAIRDAIEGAVSNAGERNGFAIVHFESPFNIISKVARKLVWELGYRGAAVVNENFHGKAQVYFRISGKEAERINMAEVIERVRALGTNAGGKREVLGCVCERDKIEDVLAIIEEYLR; this is encoded by the coding sequence GTGAATCTAATCGTCCACCACTGGGACACGGATGGGATAGCGTCGGCGGCCCTGCTGGTCAGGGCGCTCTCTCTGGAGGAGTTCACCAACATGACGGCCCAGATAGGTGAGTTCAGCTTCGACGAGAGGATATGGGGGGCCATTGAGAGGGCCGAGAGGCTCTACGTTCTTGACTTCAACGTTCCGGAGGAGGTCGAGAAGGTCAGGGTTCCGACGCTCTTCATCGACCACCACACCCAGCCGAGGATCAAGAATCCGCTCGTGGAGCAGGTGAACCCCTCGCTGGAGGAGGAGTACTGGCCGGCCAACTCCCTCGTCGTCTCGGAGCACTTCGGAATATGGAACGCCTGGAGCGCCCTCGGCGTCGTTGGGGACATAGGCGAGAAGGCCTTTGGGCTGGAGAGGGTCAGAGAACTCCTGGGGAAAGGGGGAATCTCGCGGGAGGAAGCGCTGAGGCTCGTCGAGCTCATAGACTCCAACTACATCGCGGTGGATCGGGAGGCCGTCGAGGAAGCCGTTGGGGTGCTCCTGAGTCATCCCCTTAAGGAGCTCCTTGAGTACGAGCCGTGGGTGAAGAAAGCCGAGGCAATAAGGGACGCCATCGAGGGGGCGGTTTCAAACGCCGGGGAGAGGAACGGCTTTGCCATCGTTCACTTTGAGAGCCCGTTCAACATAATCTCCAAGGTCGCGAGGAAGCTCGTCTGGGAGCTCGGTTACAGGGGCGCGGCCGTGGTCAACGAGAACTTCCACGGGAAGGCGCAGGTGTACTTTAGAATTTCAGGAAAAGAAGCCGAGAGAATAAACATGGCCGAGGTCATCGAGCGCGTTAGGGCTCTCGGAACCAACGCCGGCGGCAAGAGGGAAGTCCTCGGCTGCGTCTGTGAGAGGGATAAAATCGAGGATGTGCTCGCAATAATCGAGGAGTACCTGAGGTGA